Proteins encoded together in one Mycobacterium sp. MS1601 window:
- a CDS encoding RsiV family protein has protein sequence MKHLVRAACVATMLSSVVILGGAGAATAAPLHDPYGFCNSHNQQGNCLYGAAGPARSIDVTIPADDPQEQAIIDYVTRAVDNFNADATDMESLGDSELPSTITVTSTDYASGTPATGTQTVVVALDQMLRHAAHPAAWFQAFSYNHATRSPITFDTLFRPGTAPLSVIVPIVEQQLSSTAGQPITLDSATATDPGYFQNFAVTDDAVIFFFGRGDIAPAFGATQVSVPRSAIADILSPGL, from the coding sequence ATGAAGCACCTCGTCCGCGCCGCTTGTGTGGCCACCATGCTCAGCTCGGTCGTCATTCTGGGGGGAGCCGGCGCAGCTACGGCTGCGCCTCTGCACGACCCGTATGGGTTCTGCAACTCCCACAACCAGCAGGGCAACTGCCTCTACGGAGCCGCCGGACCGGCGCGCAGCATCGATGTCACGATCCCAGCCGACGACCCGCAGGAACAAGCAATCATCGACTACGTGACCAGAGCTGTCGACAACTTCAACGCCGACGCCACCGACATGGAATCCCTTGGCGATTCCGAACTTCCCTCCACAATCACCGTCACCAGCACCGACTACGCCTCAGGAACTCCTGCGACCGGCACCCAGACCGTCGTCGTCGCACTCGACCAGATGCTGCGGCATGCAGCGCACCCAGCGGCATGGTTCCAGGCGTTCAGCTACAACCACGCCACCAGGTCGCCGATCACCTTCGACACCTTGTTCCGGCCCGGCACCGCGCCGCTGTCGGTGATCGTTCCCATCGTCGAGCAGCAACTGAGCAGTACCGCCGGCCAACCGATCACCCTCGACTCAGCCACCGCCACGGACCCCGGTTACTTCCAGAACTTCGCCGTCACCGACGACGCCGTGATCTTCTTCTTCGGCCGCGGCGACATCGCGCCGGCATTCGGCGCCACGCAGGTATCCGTACCGCGCAGCGCGATCGCCGACATCCTCAGCCCTGGCCTCTGA
- a CDS encoding transposase — protein MSLNDDLENLATAAVSDWPEISFSGQLDAAIRDLYRTHLPFPQFWTPEEREEYVEEWADFDAQRLVTQFDDAIDVVIDRFGRQNGYLPQSEDVGEMIAEARKEAVYELDASIAYLADDLAQKAIHTAGRTVSSMTGCSPAARHSRRKGKT, from the coding sequence ATGAGCCTGAACGACGACCTGGAGAACTTGGCCACGGCCGCGGTCAGCGATTGGCCCGAGATCAGCTTCTCCGGCCAGCTCGATGCCGCGATCCGCGACCTCTACCGAACACATCTACCCTTCCCGCAATTCTGGACTCCAGAGGAGCGCGAAGAGTATGTCGAGGAATGGGCCGATTTTGATGCTCAACGGTTGGTCACGCAGTTCGACGACGCCATCGACGTCGTGATCGACCGGTTCGGCCGCCAGAACGGATATCTGCCGCAGTCTGAGGACGTGGGAGAGATGATCGCCGAAGCACGCAAGGAAGCCGTCTACGAATTGGACGCCAGCATCGCGTACCTTGCCGACGACCTCGCCCAGAAGGCGATTCACACCGCTGGCCGTACCGTCTCGAGCATGACCGGCTGCAGTCCCGCCGCACGACATTCCCGCAGAAAAGGCAAAACGTAG
- a CDS encoding helix-turn-helix domain-containing protein → MTSRPDPGGSLGDFLRARRDGLDPTEVGLSLLGARRRVPGLRREEVAHLAAISHDYYARLEQGRIAPSLAVLKTLSDVLRLDAEQRAYLYELAGKPVPRRQTSEQHRVRPQLQRLLDAMTEIPAFVFDHRFDILAWNPLAAAIYVDFSRIPPEQRNYVHLVFTHPDVRALYADWDTVARDCVASLRRSAARTPDDARLLALVDELRTRDTVFRTWWPAHEVVDSSSGTTVLRHPIAGKLTLEWNTFLSDTDHDQRLMTLTAPPHSPTHQALKFLNSWTESTAQ, encoded by the coding sequence ATGACCAGTCGCCCGGACCCCGGCGGTTCCCTCGGGGACTTCCTGCGGGCTCGGCGCGACGGACTGGACCCCACCGAGGTGGGGCTGTCCCTGCTCGGGGCCCGGCGGCGAGTTCCCGGGCTGCGGCGCGAAGAGGTCGCCCACCTCGCCGCCATCAGCCACGACTACTACGCCCGACTCGAACAAGGTCGCATCGCTCCCTCACTCGCGGTCCTGAAGACCCTGAGCGACGTGTTGCGCCTCGACGCTGAACAACGCGCCTACCTCTACGAACTTGCCGGCAAACCGGTCCCTCGCCGACAGACGTCAGAACAGCACCGGGTGCGGCCCCAACTTCAGCGGCTACTGGACGCGATGACCGAGATTCCCGCCTTCGTCTTCGACCATCGATTCGACATCCTCGCGTGGAACCCGCTGGCCGCCGCCATCTACGTCGACTTCAGCCGCATACCGCCCGAGCAGCGCAACTACGTGCACCTGGTGTTCACCCACCCCGACGTCCGTGCGCTCTACGCCGACTGGGACACCGTCGCCCGGGATTGTGTAGCCAGCCTGCGCAGATCCGCCGCCCGCACCCCCGACGACGCACGCCTACTCGCACTGGTCGACGAACTCCGCACCCGGGACACGGTCTTCCGCACCTGGTGGCCCGCCCACGAAGTCGTCGACTCCAGCAGCGGAACCACCGTCCTGCGCCACCCCATCGCCGGCAAACTGACCCTGGAGTGGAACACCTTCCTCAGCGACACCGACCACGACCAACGCCTCATGACCCTGACCGCGCCCCCACACAGTCCCACCCATCAGGCTCTGAAATTCCTCAACTCCTGGACCGAGAGCACCGCTCAATAG
- a CDS encoding sulfite exporter TauE/SafE family protein — MVTLTIALAVLVGVALGLLGGGGSILTVPLLAYVAGMDAKQAIATSLLVVGVTSAVGAISHARAGRVQWRTGLTFGAAGMAGAYGGGLLARFIPGTILLIGFAVMMIATAVAMLRGRRNLDTPAGHRLPVPKILAEGLVVGLVTGLVGAGGGFLVVPALALLGGLPMPVAVGTSLIVIAMKSFAGLGGYLSSVHINWTLAFAVTAAAVVGALAGARLTALVNPEALRKTFGWFVLAMSSIILAQEIHPAVGIAAAILTAIAAALTFVCTRYAHCPLRRISAAAGRGTAPA, encoded by the coding sequence ATGGTCACACTCACAATCGCTCTTGCCGTACTGGTCGGCGTCGCACTCGGACTGTTGGGAGGCGGCGGATCCATCCTGACCGTCCCATTACTGGCCTACGTGGCCGGCATGGACGCCAAGCAAGCCATCGCGACATCACTGCTGGTCGTCGGCGTCACCAGCGCCGTCGGCGCGATCTCCCACGCTCGGGCTGGACGCGTGCAGTGGCGTACCGGATTGACCTTCGGAGCAGCGGGCATGGCCGGCGCCTACGGCGGTGGGCTGCTGGCCCGCTTCATACCCGGCACCATCCTGCTGATCGGGTTCGCGGTCATGATGATCGCCACCGCTGTCGCCATGCTCCGCGGGCGCCGGAACCTCGACACACCTGCGGGTCACCGGCTTCCAGTGCCGAAGATCCTGGCGGAGGGCCTGGTGGTTGGGCTGGTCACCGGGCTGGTGGGCGCCGGCGGCGGCTTTCTGGTCGTGCCCGCTCTTGCGCTTCTCGGCGGACTACCCATGCCGGTCGCGGTGGGCACCTCCCTGATCGTGATCGCGATGAAGTCGTTCGCCGGGCTGGGCGGATACCTGTCCAGCGTCCACATCAACTGGACGCTGGCGTTCGCGGTGACCGCCGCCGCCGTGGTCGGGGCGCTGGCCGGCGCTCGCCTCACCGCACTGGTCAATCCCGAAGCCCTACGCAAAACGTTCGGATGGTTCGTACTGGCGATGTCGTCGATCATCCTGGCTCAGGAGATCCACCCCGCCGTCGGAATCGCCGCGGCGATACTCACCGCGATCGCTGCCGCACTGACCTTCGTGTGCACCAGGTACGCCCATTGCCCTTTGCGTCGGATCAGCGCCGCCGCGGGCAGAGGAACCGCTCCGGCGTGA
- a CDS encoding MBL fold metallo-hydrolase has product MEFTQYYLDCLSHASYLIADENTRRAVVVDPQRDVAEYLADAAERGYTIELVIETHFHADFLSGHLELAKATGAKIVYSSVAETEFESMGVADGERYSLGEVTLEFLHTPGHTPESLSIVVYEHPGDTVPYGVLTGDALFIGDVGRPDLLASIGFTREELADKLYDSLHNKLMTLPDATRVYPAHGAGSACGKNLSTDLWSNIGEQKQTNYALRAPDKATFMALVTEGQPPAPSYFVYDAILNRKERKLLDEGKMPTAMSYDQVREAVAAGAVLIDGRGPEDFALGHLRGAINIGLEGRYAEFAGSVVPHDVDIVLFTEPGQELEGKTRLARIGFDRVIGYLDRPFEAMFDHQEDVRVASRLTAKAFDQRAAALPDLQVVDVRNPGEVAAGTIPGAVSIPVGQLPGRYAELDPAKPTVVYCAGGYRSSVAASVLRKNGFADVSDILGGFGAWDDVHRAI; this is encoded by the coding sequence GTGGAGTTCACTCAGTACTACTTGGACTGCCTGTCGCACGCGTCGTATTTGATTGCTGACGAAAACACAAGGCGCGCAGTTGTTGTTGATCCTCAACGTGACGTGGCCGAGTACCTGGCGGACGCCGCTGAGCGCGGTTACACCATCGAACTCGTGATCGAAACCCACTTCCATGCCGACTTCTTGTCCGGCCACCTCGAACTCGCCAAGGCCACCGGAGCCAAGATCGTGTACTCCTCGGTTGCGGAAACCGAATTCGAGTCGATGGGCGTCGCCGATGGCGAGCGCTACTCGCTGGGTGAGGTGACACTGGAGTTCTTGCATACGCCAGGGCATACGCCGGAGTCGCTGAGCATCGTCGTTTACGAACACCCCGGCGACACGGTTCCCTACGGAGTCCTGACCGGAGACGCATTGTTCATCGGTGACGTGGGCCGGCCGGACCTGCTTGCTTCCATCGGTTTCACCCGTGAGGAACTGGCTGACAAGCTCTACGACTCTTTGCACAACAAGCTCATGACACTGCCCGACGCCACCCGGGTGTACCCGGCGCACGGTGCCGGCTCGGCGTGCGGCAAGAATCTGTCCACCGACCTGTGGTCGAACATCGGGGAGCAGAAGCAGACCAATTACGCGCTCCGCGCTCCGGACAAGGCCACGTTCATGGCCCTGGTCACCGAAGGCCAACCGCCGGCGCCCAGCTACTTCGTCTACGACGCGATCCTCAACCGCAAAGAGCGAAAACTGTTGGACGAGGGCAAGATGCCCACCGCCATGAGCTATGACCAAGTGCGCGAAGCCGTCGCAGCGGGAGCTGTTCTGATCGACGGCCGTGGCCCGGAGGATTTCGCACTGGGACATCTTCGCGGCGCGATCAACATCGGATTGGAAGGGCGCTACGCGGAGTTCGCCGGATCGGTGGTGCCACACGACGTCGACATCGTGTTGTTCACCGAACCAGGACAAGAACTGGAAGGCAAAACCCGCCTGGCCCGCATCGGCTTCGACCGGGTGATCGGCTACCTGGACCGGCCGTTCGAAGCGATGTTCGACCACCAAGAGGATGTCCGGGTGGCATCCCGGCTGACGGCGAAGGCATTCGACCAGCGCGCGGCCGCGCTGCCCGATCTGCAGGTGGTTGACGTTCGTAATCCCGGTGAGGTTGCCGCCGGAACCATTCCCGGCGCAGTGTCCATCCCGGTGGGGCAACTGCCCGGCCGTTACGCCGAGTTGGACCCGGCCAAGCCGACTGTCGTGTACTGCGCCGGTGGCTACCGGTCATCGGTTGCCGCGAGCGTGCTGCGCAAGAACGGATTCGCCGATGTCAGTGACATTCTGGGCGGGTTCGGCGCCTGGGACGACGTCCACCGGGCCATCTGA
- a CDS encoding DUF302 domain-containing protein, with product MGYALSTTLHTTFDDAVERTRKALSEQGFGVLTEIDMKATLKAKLGEDVEDYLILGACNPPLAFRAVTADRQIGLLLPCNVAVRADPDNAGTVIIDAMDPQVMVQVSDAPGLRAVSAEAAEKLRAVIDALNGDHKSE from the coding sequence ATGGGTTATGCACTGTCGACGACACTGCACACCACATTCGACGACGCAGTGGAACGCACTCGCAAAGCATTGTCAGAACAGGGTTTCGGCGTATTGACCGAGATCGACATGAAAGCAACGCTGAAAGCCAAGCTGGGCGAGGACGTTGAGGATTACCTGATTCTCGGCGCCTGCAACCCTCCGCTGGCGTTCCGCGCCGTCACCGCTGACCGCCAAATCGGCCTGCTACTGCCCTGTAATGTCGCTGTGCGCGCCGACCCCGACAACGCCGGCACCGTGATCATCGACGCGATGGATCCGCAAGTGATGGTGCAGGTTTCAGATGCTCCCGGCCTCCGCGCCGTGTCCGCTGAGGCCGCCGAGAAGCTTCGGGCGGTCATCGATGCACTCAACGGAGACCACAAGTCGGAATAG
- a CDS encoding limonene-1,2-epoxide hydrolase family protein: protein MTTSDATHQTTTTADPSAVVRQFLERWSGSKATVLASFEEFFTPETVWENVGMVTTVGIDEARGLAESFPPGFETMTVDFKFIESRGRFVFTERVDDFYSATGELIVSTRVAGVAEVVDGRIVEMREYFILTEGPAAPSPAAT, encoded by the coding sequence ATGACCACATCGGATGCGACCCACCAGACCACCACGACCGCCGACCCCAGTGCCGTGGTGCGGCAATTCCTCGAGCGCTGGAGCGGCTCGAAGGCCACCGTGTTGGCGTCCTTCGAGGAGTTCTTCACCCCGGAGACGGTGTGGGAGAACGTCGGAATGGTGACGACCGTGGGCATCGACGAGGCCCGAGGCCTGGCGGAGAGCTTCCCGCCGGGCTTCGAGACGATGACCGTGGACTTCAAGTTCATCGAGTCGCGGGGCCGCTTCGTGTTCACCGAGCGCGTCGATGACTTCTACAGTGCCACCGGTGAATTGATCGTGTCCACGCGCGTTGCGGGCGTCGCCGAGGTCGTCGACGGGCGCATCGTGGAAATGCGCGAATACTTCATCCTCACCGAGGGTCCCGCGGCGCCGAGCCCTGCGGCGACCTGA
- a CDS encoding Fic family protein gives MDVEALRDSPIGQLVPIRGHDPRLGEEYEYVAYVPDPLPPNLELEAETYAAVIDAAAAMARADQASSLLPNPGLLARPATRREAVSTSALEGTYAFLADVFEADFLEAEELTSSVSEVRNYVTAAERAYDLVAEGRPISVRMLEDLQRELLRGTASDGSHAGSIRTTQVFIGLGNRRVMSARFVPPPADHRLLDGLRQWQDWIRDTSAIPTIIRVAVSHYQFETLHPFHDGNGRLGRLVMALQLMSAGELRFPVLNISPWLEQHRTEYQDGLLRVSQTGRWDDWVCFISAAIHAEALEVIERVDKLLALREEFQTILRGAKGVSLRIADDLIGYPMITASAAAGLHGVSYQAANTAITKLVDKGILRQRTSGRYDRIFQCDRVLAALEY, from the coding sequence GTGGATGTCGAGGCGCTTCGCGACAGCCCGATCGGACAGTTGGTGCCGATACGGGGCCATGATCCGCGCCTGGGTGAAGAGTACGAATATGTCGCTTACGTGCCGGACCCACTTCCACCGAACCTCGAACTAGAAGCCGAGACCTACGCAGCCGTCATCGACGCCGCTGCCGCGATGGCGCGCGCCGATCAGGCGTCTTCATTGCTGCCGAATCCGGGCCTGCTCGCCCGACCAGCAACTCGACGGGAAGCGGTGAGTACCTCCGCGTTGGAGGGTACTTATGCGTTCTTGGCGGACGTCTTCGAAGCGGACTTTCTCGAAGCCGAGGAGCTCACCAGTTCGGTCAGTGAGGTCAGGAACTACGTCACCGCAGCTGAGCGGGCATACGACTTGGTGGCTGAAGGTCGTCCGATCTCAGTGCGGATGCTCGAGGACCTCCAGCGCGAACTCCTGCGCGGAACTGCCAGCGATGGCTCACACGCCGGCAGCATACGCACCACCCAGGTCTTCATCGGGCTGGGTAATCGACGTGTGATGTCCGCCCGCTTCGTACCGCCACCGGCCGACCACCGGCTGCTCGACGGCCTCCGCCAGTGGCAGGACTGGATTCGGGACACCTCTGCGATACCGACAATCATCCGAGTCGCGGTCTCGCACTATCAGTTCGAGACGCTCCACCCGTTTCACGACGGAAACGGCCGACTGGGGCGTCTCGTGATGGCGCTGCAATTGATGAGTGCCGGGGAACTGCGCTTTCCGGTCCTGAACATCTCGCCGTGGCTGGAGCAACACCGCACGGAGTATCAGGACGGTTTGCTGCGCGTCTCGCAGACGGGTAGATGGGACGACTGGGTGTGCTTCATATCCGCGGCCATCCACGCCGAGGCCCTGGAGGTCATCGAACGAGTGGACAAGCTTCTCGCGCTCCGTGAGGAGTTTCAGACGATTCTGCGAGGTGCCAAAGGGGTTTCGCTCCGAATTGCTGACGACCTGATCGGCTACCCCATGATCACGGCATCGGCTGCGGCTGGCCTGCATGGCGTGTCCTACCAGGCTGCGAACACGGCCATCACCAAGCTCGTGGACAAAGGGATACTCCGGCAGAGGACATCGGGTAGATACGACCGTATCTTTCAGTGTGATCGTGTCCTGGCTGCTCTGGAGTATTGA
- a CDS encoding metal-sensitive transcriptional regulator: MVGDEDAIAAVLNRLRRAQGQLAGVISMIEQGRDCKDVVTQLAAVSRALDKAGFKIVATGLRECLTGESADGQQPMTEAELEKLFLALA, translated from the coding sequence ATGGTCGGTGACGAAGATGCCATTGCCGCAGTACTGAACAGACTGCGCAGGGCCCAAGGCCAACTCGCAGGAGTGATCTCGATGATCGAACAAGGTCGAGACTGCAAGGACGTGGTGACACAGCTGGCCGCTGTATCCCGGGCACTGGACAAGGCCGGTTTCAAGATCGTCGCAACCGGACTGCGTGAATGCCTGACCGGCGAGAGCGCCGACGGTCAGCAACCGATGACCGAGGCGGAACTGGAAAAGCTGTTCCTGGCCTTGGCCTGA
- a CDS encoding rhodanese-like domain-containing protein, giving the protein MGAPVIIASQNLNDLLESATPPRVLDVRTAGEFEAAHIAGSYNVPLDLLREHRKEIIEHLDEDVVLVCRSGQRAAQAEETLRDAGLPNVHILDGGMVAWEAGGFAVKRSLQRWDLERQVRLVAGSIVLSSVVASTAVPGLKWVAAALGGGLTFAALTNTCAMGMALAKLPYNRGAACDVEDVVAQLVGSRRPGR; this is encoded by the coding sequence ATGGGCGCACCCGTCATCATCGCTTCGCAGAATCTCAACGACCTGCTCGAATCAGCCACGCCACCCCGCGTCCTCGACGTCCGCACTGCCGGAGAGTTCGAGGCCGCTCACATCGCCGGCTCGTACAACGTGCCACTGGACCTACTCCGGGAACACCGCAAGGAGATCATCGAGCACCTCGACGAGGACGTGGTGCTGGTCTGCCGCTCCGGGCAGCGCGCGGCGCAAGCCGAAGAGACCCTTCGTGATGCCGGGTTGCCCAACGTGCACATCCTCGACGGCGGGATGGTCGCCTGGGAGGCCGGCGGTTTCGCCGTGAAACGCAGCCTCCAACGATGGGACCTCGAGCGTCAGGTCCGTCTGGTCGCCGGTTCGATTGTGTTGTCCAGCGTGGTGGCCAGTACCGCGGTTCCCGGACTCAAGTGGGTGGCCGCGGCGCTCGGCGGCGGGCTGACCTTCGCGGCACTGACCAATACCTGCGCCATGGGCATGGCGCTGGCCAAGCTGCCGTACAACCGCGGGGCGGCCTGTGACGTTGAAGATGTTGTGGCACAGCTCGTCGGTTCACGCCGGCCGGGCCGGTAG
- a CDS encoding sensor histidine kinase: MSVKKRGELRIYLGAAPGVGKTFAMLGEAHRRLERGTDVVAAVVETHGRRRTADLLDGIEIVPPRYIDYRGGRFAELDVPAVVARAPQVVLVDELAHTNTPGSVNPKRWQDIEELLAAGITVVSTVNVQHLESLNDVVAQITGIEQKETVPDAVVRSADQIELVDITPEALRRRLSHGNVYAPDRIDAALSNYFRPGNLTALRELALLWLADQVDAALAKYRAEHQISDTWEARERVVVAVTGGPESETLVRRASRIASKSSAELMVVHVVRGDGLSGVSAPQMGRVRELASSLSATLHTVVGDDVPTALLDFARERNATQLVLGTSRRSRWARILDEGIGARTVQHSGTIDVHMVTHDEARREWTLDDLSPRTRYLTSWLAALVVPSTLCALIVLLLDPLLGVGGESALFFVGVLVVALLGGVAPAALSAVLSGFLLNYFLVEPRYTLTIAAPDSAVTVVVLLAVAVAVAVLVDGAANRAREARQASREAELLALFAGSVLRGADLTALLERVRETYLQQSVSLLRDTLVGEPALVACVGETPCVDVESADTAVEVGDDEFWLLMSGRKLAARDRRVLGAVATQAAGLVRQRELTEEASRAEAIAKADELRRSLLSAVSHDLRTPLAAAKAAVSSLRSEEVDFSPGDTAELLATVEESIDGLSALVGNLLDSSRLAAGVVKPNLGPVYVEEVTHRALLGIRRGTHSAGLERVNVDVADTVVLADSGLLERVLVNLVDNALRYSRGGVVRINAGQVGHRVLINVVDEGPGVAHGTEEQMFAPFQRLGDTDNSTGVGLGLSVARGFTEAMGGVLSVTDTPGGGLTVIVDLAAAGAQ; this comes from the coding sequence GTGAGCGTGAAGAAGCGCGGTGAGTTGCGCATTTATTTGGGTGCGGCTCCTGGTGTGGGTAAGACGTTCGCGATGCTCGGTGAAGCGCATCGGCGGCTGGAGCGTGGCACTGATGTGGTGGCGGCGGTGGTGGAGACTCATGGGCGGCGCAGGACCGCTGATCTGCTTGATGGTATCGAGATTGTGCCGCCGCGCTATATCGACTACCGCGGTGGCAGGTTCGCTGAATTGGATGTGCCTGCCGTTGTTGCTCGCGCCCCGCAGGTGGTGCTGGTGGATGAGTTGGCCCATACCAACACCCCGGGCAGTGTGAACCCGAAACGGTGGCAGGACATCGAGGAACTGCTGGCTGCGGGGATCACCGTGGTGTCCACGGTGAATGTCCAGCACTTGGAGAGCCTCAACGATGTGGTGGCCCAGATCACCGGCATCGAGCAGAAGGAAACCGTGCCCGATGCGGTGGTGCGCAGCGCTGATCAGATCGAGCTGGTCGACATCACCCCGGAGGCGTTGCGGCGCCGGCTGTCTCACGGCAATGTCTATGCACCGGATCGCATCGACGCGGCGCTGAGCAACTATTTTCGTCCAGGCAATCTGACTGCGCTGCGTGAGCTGGCGTTGTTGTGGCTGGCCGATCAGGTGGACGCTGCTCTGGCGAAATACCGTGCCGAGCATCAGATCAGCGACACCTGGGAGGCGCGTGAGCGGGTGGTGGTGGCCGTCACCGGCGGCCCGGAGTCTGAGACGCTGGTACGACGGGCCTCGCGGATCGCCTCGAAGTCCAGTGCGGAGTTGATGGTGGTGCACGTGGTCCGCGGGGACGGGCTCAGCGGGGTGTCCGCGCCGCAGATGGGCAGGGTCCGCGAACTGGCCTCCAGCCTGAGTGCCACCCTGCACACCGTGGTCGGTGACGATGTGCCGACAGCATTGTTGGATTTCGCCCGGGAGCGCAATGCCACTCAATTGGTGCTCGGCACGTCGCGGCGCTCGCGGTGGGCCCGCATCCTCGACGAGGGCATCGGTGCCCGAACCGTGCAGCACTCCGGCACCATCGACGTCCACATGGTCACCCACGACGAAGCCCGACGCGAGTGGACACTGGATGATCTGTCGCCGCGCACCCGGTACTTGACGTCGTGGCTGGCGGCGCTGGTGGTGCCGTCGACCCTGTGCGCGCTCATCGTCCTGCTCCTTGACCCCCTGCTGGGCGTGGGCGGGGAGAGCGCACTGTTTTTTGTCGGGGTGCTGGTGGTGGCGCTGCTCGGTGGGGTGGCACCGGCGGCACTATCGGCGGTGCTGTCTGGCTTTCTACTCAACTACTTCCTGGTCGAACCCCGCTACACGCTCACCATCGCCGCGCCCGACAGCGCCGTCACCGTGGTGGTGTTGCTGGCCGTGGCGGTCGCCGTGGCCGTGCTGGTCGATGGTGCCGCCAACCGGGCCCGGGAAGCCCGCCAAGCCTCCCGCGAAGCTGAGTTGTTGGCATTGTTCGCCGGATCGGTGCTGCGCGGAGCGGATCTGACGGCGTTGTTGGAGCGGGTCCGCGAAACCTACCTGCAGCAGTCGGTCTCGCTGTTGCGCGACACCCTGGTCGGTGAGCCTGCTCTCGTCGCGTGTGTCGGCGAAACACCCTGTGTGGATGTCGAATCCGCTGACACCGCCGTCGAGGTCGGCGACGACGAATTCTGGCTGCTGATGTCCGGCCGTAAGCTGGCGGCCCGGGATCGGCGTGTGCTGGGTGCCGTCGCGACACAGGCAGCCGGCCTGGTGCGCCAACGCGAACTGACCGAGGAAGCCAGTCGCGCCGAAGCCATCGCCAAGGCCGATGAGTTGCGCCGCTCGCTGCTGTCCGCGGTCAGCCATGACCTGCGCACACCACTGGCTGCCGCCAAGGCCGCCGTGTCCAGCCTGCGCAGCGAGGAGGTCGACTTCTCCCCGGGCGACACCGCCGAACTGTTGGCCACTGTGGAGGAATCGATCGACGGGCTAAGCGCACTGGTGGGCAATCTGCTGGACTCCTCCCGACTGGCCGCCGGGGTGGTGAAACCGAACCTCGGCCCGGTCTATGTCGAGGAAGTGACTCACCGTGCGCTGCTGGGGATCCGCCGCGGCACCCACAGCGCCGGACTGGAACGGGTCAACGTCGACGTCGCTGACACCGTGGTGCTGGCCGATTCCGGTCTACTGGAACGCGTACTGGTCAACCTCGTCGACAACGCCCTGCGCTACTCCAGGGGCGGTGTGGTCCGCATCAACGCCGGGCAGGTGGGCCACCGGGTCTTGATCAACGTCGTTGATGAAGGCCCCGGCGTGGCCCACGGCACCGAGGAGCAGATGTTCGCACCATTTCAACGCCTCGGCGACACCGACAACAGCACCGGCGTGGGTCTCGGGTTATCGGTGGCGCGTGGATTCACCGAAGCCATGGGCGGTGTCTTGTCGGTGACCGACACCCCCGGCGGCGGGCTGACCGTGATCGTCGATCTAGCCGCCGCAGGTGCGCAATGA